The nucleotide window AAATTCATTAGTCCAGCCTTGCATGAACGTGAAAGAAAGAGCATTTTGACCTTCGTGACTTTTTTTACAAGCCTGTTCGTCTTTGGTGTGGCATTTGGCTATTTTCTCATAATGCCCATGAGTGTACGCGCTCTACTTCTAGCCTCCAAGTTTCTCGGGCTTCCTCTCAAGTTTGAGTTCGCCGAGTTCTTCTCGCTTATCATGGGCGGTACACTCCTCTCAGGCTTCATGCTCACGTTCCCAGTGTTCTTCGTCCTGCTGGTGAAAGCTGGAATCTTAAAGACAAGCCATGTAACTCGAAATCGGAAAACGCTTTATCCAGGAATAATAATACTGATCGCGATTATTGATCCTGATCCAACAATAATCACTGAAGTGACGTTATTCATCCCAATCCTAATTCTCACGGAGATCAGTGTCTTGATCGCCAGACGATACGAAAAAAACCGTCAGCCTTGATCCCTATGGCATTCTAGGCAACGCTCAGGAAGGAAATCTGTCTTGGACCAGCAATTTACTCATTCAGTTGCTGATTAGTTCTTCAGGACTCCCGCTAACCCAAGCAATTTGCTAAAACGAAAAAAGGAGAAAGAACATGGGAGATTTCGATTCTGGAATATTGTTCTAGATGAAACACTCCTTTAGAGTCTGGCTAGCTCTGTTTTCTAAATGAGGACTATAGAAGGGAGTTATAGAGCATTTTGTCAGTTGGAGACAATTTACACAAACGTCGAGACCACATGTTCATCATGGCGGAAATACTGGAAGTCACTATAGATGGAGCTCTAAAGACCCAGGTCATGTACCGAGCTAACCTCAGCTTTGCCCAGCTGAACGAATACTTGAAACTCATGCTAGACCTGAAACTTCTGGAAACGGTCAAGAACAGCGAGAGGACTTTTTACAAAACCACTTCTAAGGGCGTGCGCTACCTTCAGAGCTACCGAGAACTCCGCGATTTGTTAAAGAAAGAACGCAGCGGCAACGATTCAAACAATGGAAACGGAAACAACGGCGTCTACTTAGTGAAACGCGGCTCACAAGTGATATGCAACAAAGGACCATTCTACTAAGAATCCCTGAGAATTTTTCCGCCACGCAGCTACGCATGAATCAGCAAACGGCTTCTCTAAACGGCAGTAGTTTCGCATGGCTCACTGTAAACCCTTGATTTCCTTTTCATCTCAACGCTTTTGAAGACTGCCGCAGGAACCTTCACTTCCTTCAAACCGTTGTGATCCCATTTGCTAACCATCAACAAGCAAGCGTCATCCTCCGGCATCCAAAGCATTGACCAAGAATTTCAAGGCTTCAAACTGGGCGACTTCGCCATATTACATAGGCATCCATTCTGCAAGACCTTAGCCTTTAGGCTATGTGTTCACTGCCAGCTCCCAAAAGAGGAAGGCGGGCTTGCTTCCTCAGCCATCTATGTGGACGGCGGAAACACCTTCAACCCATACGCAATTTCAGCTATCGCTCGCGAATTTGGCTTAAACCCTAGATCAGCGTTGGAACAAGTGTTTGTTTCACGAGCTTTCACAGCGTATCAACTTTCAGCTATCATCCTAGAAACGTTAGAAGACGCCTTGAAACGTTACAAATCGAAGTTGGTCTTAATCTCAAACATTACAAGTTTGTTTCTAGACAGAGATGTGCCAAATCAAGAATCGTTTGTCATTTTCAACAAGGTGATTACTCGTCTTTCTGATCTTGCCCTCAGACGAAACATAATCACGGTAGCAACATGCTTTAATAACGAAAGCTCAAGAAGGCAAAACATTCTAGAATCTATTTTGCTTGAAAAGACACGCACAATCGCAGAAGTCACCGAATTAAATGGCAGGTTACAGTTGACAATTCAAAACTCTGATTTTCCCAAGCCTCTCAAAGTTGACATCTTACAAAATAGGACAACTTTGGAGAAATTTATGGAGGCATAACTGTTTGGGGCGAACAGTCGTCTCGTATCGGCAGGGTCTAGAAGGAGAAATCGCTACTTGGGAAGGATTTAGAAAAGCACTTCGTATGCATGATGTTGAGGCGTTTGATAAGATGATGAACGCTTGTAGACTGCATGCTTCCGCCTCGAGCATGGCAACCAGGCCGGTTCTGTTCGAAGCGATGATTATGTCAATCTTATTGGAGCACGAGAAGACCATCGTTGAGCTGGCTGAAAAACTTGAGCGAATGGAAAAACGTCTCCAACACCATCAATCTCCTTCGACAACGGGTACTTAATCGTTTTTCAAAGTCTCGGCGAGAAGACTTGGGTACTCCTGAGGCAAACTGTATTTGCGTTTAGAATTCACGCTTCATAAAAATCTTAAGTCATCGAATCAGCACAAAAACACGGTAGAGAACATTGACAGCCAACCGAATAAATGGAGCACTCACGTGGATTCTTGGCTTACTCACGCTAATTGCTGTTTTGAACGTGTTCAATGCTTTGGTTCAGCTTAATCTATATGGCAGCGGTTCTATTACGGTCTTCAGAGTTCTTGATACAACGTTAGGCAACATAAACGCAGAAGTCTACTTCTGGGCATCCGCAATCATAGCGTTGGTGTTGTTCTCAGCAACTTCCTTTTCGATCTATCGTGGAATGCCTGTAGACCCACAGATCACGCAGAGAATCGGCAAAGTTGAGGAAAGCCTGGCCGCAAACGCCAACATGCTTGAAAACACTCAGATAGGCTTCTTCAGAAAACTGGAAGACAGCGATAAACAAGCCGACGAGACCTTCCGTAAAATCACCTTAAACCTTGAAGAAACCAGAAAAGAGGTCACCGAAGGCCTGACCGCCCAAAAGAAATCGTTGCAAAGCTTGGAGAAGGAAACAGAAAAGAGCGCTGACAATGCTAGGAAGCAAGCCACTGAACTAACGAAAATCAAGAAGACTGTCGAAGGACTTAATGAGAATAAAGTGAAGCAAGAAAAGCCGAGGCTGACAGGACAAACCAGACTTGAGGACTTCAAAAATGTTCCTCCTAGCCTAGCAACTAGACTAAGCAATGCCAAAATCACCAACGTAAGCGAACTGCTAGCAGCCGATTCAACCTCAATTGCCGAAAAGACAGGCCAATCACCGGAAACCATTGCACATCTTCAAGCTCAAGCTCAATTGCTGATGGTTCCAGGCATAAACGAAAATCATTCGGAGCTTCTAGTCAGATTTGGAGTCACGTCTCGCAGAGAGCTAGCCAATCAAGATCCTGTTCAACTTTACCGTGGCCTAAATGGAATCGCTAAAACCTATGTGGAACAGGGAAAAATGTCTGCAAGCAAGGTACCGACAATCGAAGACGTTTCACAGTGGATTAAACAAGCTCATCTATAACCGATCGTGGCATCAGATTCGAACAACCTGAGACAAGACAAGAAGTAAGCCCAGTGCCCAGCAATAATAAGCGAACACGTGCATCTTGTCCTTCAGAACAACTTTCAGCAGCAGCTTCAGGGAAAAGAATCCAACAATGACGGTAGCGACCAAGCCCAAGAACAGGCCAAAATAGTCAATGCCTGCCATAGATAGGTTCTCAGAGTCCAGTGCTGTCAACACAGTGGCGCCTATGATAGCTGGCACGAAAAGCAAAAAAGAAAACCTGAATGCCACTTTGCTTTCAACTTTCAATAGCAAACCAGTCGCAATTGTCGAACCACTTCGCGAAATGCCTGGAATCAAGGCAACCCCTTGGGCTATTCCTACAAGAACCGCGCGAAGTGGACTTAGAGATCCGCTTGGCAGTTTGCCCCGTTTAGAAACATATACTATGCTGTAGAAGCTGCCGGTAATTATGAAGGCCACGCCCACAGCTAGCAGATTGTGAAAAAACGATTCAAATAAATCTCTAAGAGTCAACCCGATGACCGCTGTTGCCATACTACCCAAGATTACGTACAGGGCCAGCTTGCCATCTTCTGACTTGAAGTCTAAGCGGGCAACTGCTTTCAAGATGTTAAGCACATCTTTCCAGAGCACAGCCAGAACTACCACCAGAGAACCCAGATGCAGAACAATGTCGAAGAATACAGGAACCCGCAAGCCCAAGTACTCCTGAGCTATGACAAGATGCCCCGAACTGGAAATTGGCAACCACTCTGTTAAGCCCTGAATAACAGCTAAAAGCACGATTTCGAGAAGTGTGGCCATTCTCTACACAAGGCTCCTAGCCCGGGTTTACTCTGAAAACCGCGCCTCGATCCACTCTGTCACTTGTTTGTCAGCATCAACGGGATATTTGTACTTCAGTTTTTCAGCAACCTCCGCTGCTACTGTATGGAACAAAGTCATCGCGGCTAGCAGTCCGCGCTTTACATCTGCTTCATTGTAATGGGAAAAAGCGTGGCGCATCTGCTTCAAGACCTGCGGGTCTGCCCATCTTTCTAGGAATCGCCCACGAAACCAAGTGTCATAGCTCCATCCATGCCTTGCCCGGCTGTGCCACTCAACCATGCGAAGCAGCAAGTGCTGCATGTAACAGTCCGACGACATCTTGGACCACCACAATTCACCTCGCCTCAAATGCTTGGCTGTGAAAACAGCGTGATACAGGAAGTCATTGACAACTTGAAGGAACTCGTCATGTGTGGGGGGCGTAGGAGTAGCATTCTTGACAGACGAAACCAAAGCTTGAAGTTTAGAAGCGATGTCATCTTTGTCCAAAATCACGCGAAACCCTCGACCAAACGCGTTTGCAGCTTGAACCGAAGCCATTCCGCCCTGGATAAGCGCCTGAGCTTTGGCTAGAGGGAAGATAGCGAAGTCAACGTCAAGCATGCCTTCGAAAAGTACACGACGTTCCATTTCGTCACCGCCAGACGTTGGCTCGATGAAGGTGAGCAACGGTTTGCCAATGCTTAGCAGCCAGTCAGCCGAGGACACATATCTATCAGGGTTGGAGGTTACGACAATCACATCCAAGTCTGCCCATTCATCAGCAGGATATTCAGTTCGAGCCCTAGATCCTAGAATGATTGCAGCTCGGATGTCGCTTCTAGTTTTAGCCCATTTAACGAACCTATGGACAAGTTGCTCATACATTCCATGCACATCTACGCCATTCAAAGCTGACTTCTCCTAATCGCATTTCCTAACATCTTGAATTGCTTCACTTCAGTGCGGGGGTGGGATTTGAACCCCAGACTCATGTGAAGTTTCAGTTTCCATACTTTCTCTACTCATCTCTTAGAGTACAGGCACATCTTATTTCCATTTGGGTCCAAAAATAGAGCAAAAAACCCATGTTCTGTATTTTCTCCGATGGGTGTCTTGTCCTTCAATTTTTTTCCACCAAACTTTTCGATTAGTTTGAGCTTTGCATCGATATTGGAGGTATGAATTGATGGAACCACAAGTGCTTCTTCCGAGTTCAATTCTGCACTTACACCTTTTCCTGATGGTGGCAGAACGTCAACAGAAGTTGTCTCTGGTCGTTTTTCGATTTTCCATCTGAAAACTCTTTCAAAGAAAACCTTTGATTTTTGATAATTTTTGGAAGGAATGATGATGTGACATATGTAGTTATCGTCATTCATCAATGCAGTTTCCCTCAATCTAACTACATTGTCCACTTTTAATGGTTTTTGAGAACCATCGATGTAACGCATTTGATGCGGGGGGTGGGATTCGAACCCACGAACCCCTACGGGATGGGCTCCTGAAGCCCACGCCTTTGACCTGGCTTGGCAACCCCCGCACTGAAACAGCTTCAGAGATTTGAGATTATTTCCAGTAATTAACTCTACCTAAAATGCAAACAGGCAAGCTTGAGGGAGATCTACGTTCTAGCGAACTGGCTCCTTGCGTTTCACAGGTTCAACGCGCCTCTTGCCCTTGGTCAAGGCAGACACGTAGACCTTGCCTTCCACTTCCATCTTCATCAGAGTCTTGTTCAGCATTCCAAAACCCAAGTCTTCGTGAGTTTCCTTAAGCAGGTCGAAAAGCTCTTCATCTGTCATCCCGCCTTTCCTTTCCAACGTCTCAAGTATTGTTAGATCCAACGGGTGAGGACGCCAAGTCTTAATAGCCAAACAAGCCACCTCGCATAGGCCTCAGGTAATAGGCGTCGTTGGCTTCTGCACTCGACGAATCTGTTTCATAAACCCTTTGTACCACGCTTCCATGTCAGGCAATATAGTTGGACCAATCTTCTCCATAGCTTTCTGAAAGTCAGCAACCGACACTTCTTTCGATTGCACATCTTTGCGCAGCGCGTTCATAGCGGCTTCACGACATAAAGCCTCAATGTCAGCGCCAGAATACATCTTCGTGTCAGCTGCCAGCTTCTGCTGGTCAACATCCTTAGCTAGGGGCATATCTTTGGTATATAACTTGAAAATGTCAAAACGCGCCTTTTCACCAGGCTCAGGCACATAGATCAACCGGTCAAATCTGCCAGGTCTAAGAACTGCTGGGTCAACTATATCCGGTCGATTTGTGGCGGCAATGATTACTACGTCTTCCAGTGTCGATATGCCGTCCATCTCAGTTAGCAACTGACTTATCACTCGTTCAGAGACACCACTGTCAGCGTAGCCCATGCCTCTCCTCGGGACAAGAGAATCAAATTCGTCAAAGAAGATCACAGCTGGCGCTGCCATACGGGCTTTGCGGAAAACCTCACGGATGGCCTTCTCCGACTCGCCGACCCATTTTGAAAACACTTCAGGGCCTTTTATAGTAATGAAGTTAGCTTCGCTTTCAGTTGCCACGGCTCTTGCCAACAGTGTTTTTCCGCAGCCAGGCGGACCAGAGAGCATGATGCCTTTAGGCGGCCTTATGCCCATGCGTTTGAACATCTCGGGGGTCTTGATTGGCCATTCGACAGCTTCTTGGAGTTCCTGCTTAACCTCATCCAAGCCGCCAATGTCTGTCCAGTGAACTGTTGGGATTTCAATGTAGACTTCCCGCATCGCTGTGGGTGTAATCTCTTTGTAGGCGTTGACAAAGTCCTCCATGAGGATTTCCATCTTCTCCAAGACCGCTGGCGGAATGCGCTCCTCCTCCAAATTGATTTCAGGCAGGTAACGTCTCAAAGCCTTCATGGCAGTCTCGCGAGCTAGAGAAGCCAAGTCAGCACCAGTGTAACCATGAGCCATATCCCGCAACTTCTTGAGGTCAACATCCTGCGCCAGAGGCATGCCACGAGTGTGAATCTGCAAAATCTCATGTCGCCCTTGCTTGTCAGGCACGCCGATCTCAACCTCCCTGTCGAAACGACCAGGCCTACGCAGGGCAGGATCCAACGCGCCTGGACGATTAGTCGCGCCTATAACGATGACGTTGCCTCTTCCGCTCAAGCCGTCCATTAGAGCTAAGAGTTGCGCCACAACCCGTCGCTCAACTTCGCCCGTCACTTCTTCACGCTTTGGTGCAATTGCGTCCAATTCGTCGATGAAAATGATGCTCGGCGAGTTCTGCTGAGCCTGTTGGAAGATCTCGCGCAATCGAGCTTCGGATTCTCCGTAGAATTTGCTCATGATTTCAGGTCCGTTAATCGAGAAGAAATTTGCCTCAGACTCGTTGGCTACAGCTCTAGCCAGCAATGTCTTACCGCAGCCCGGTGGACCGTGGAGCAACACGCCTTTTGGCGGTTCGATGCCGAGTCTCTGGAAGATTTCAGGATGCCGCAGCGGCAATTCTACCATCTCTCGAATGCGCTGCATTTCTTCTTGCAATCCGCCAATGTCCTCATACGTAGTTCTCGGCATGCCCACCTTGGCTTCGGGTATCGGCTCATTCAAAACTTGAAGCTGAGTCTCGTAGGTGATGCGCACTATGCCGTGCGGACGAGTCTTCGTAACCGTAAACGGTATGGCGTGACCCAGCATCATTACCAGCGTTGTGTCGCCTTCAACAAACGTGCGCTCCATCAACCGGTTTTTCACAAAATTAGTGAAGTCTTCATC belongs to Candidatus Bathyarchaeia archaeon and includes:
- a CDS encoding twin-arginine translocase subunit TatC; protein product: MPDARAELTFWEHVTELLRRLRIIFIAVAVASMFVMAFPININFENLSLTNPWTTTVAVLLIRKVQEDLVPPEVELLPISWFAPLEIYLFVSVMLGVVISSPVIMYEIYKFISPALHERERKSILTFVTFFTSLFVFGVAFGYFLIMPMSVRALLLASKFLGLPLKFEFAEFFSLIMGGTLLSGFMLTFPVFFVLLVKAGILKTSHVTRNRKTLYPGIIILIAIIDPDPTIITEVTLFIPILILTEISVLIARRYEKNRQP
- a CDS encoding DUF4332 domain-containing protein, yielding MTANRINGALTWILGLLTLIAVLNVFNALVQLNLYGSGSITVFRVLDTTLGNINAEVYFWASAIIALVLFSATSFSIYRGMPVDPQITQRIGKVEESLAANANMLENTQIGFFRKLEDSDKQADETFRKITLNLEETRKEVTEGLTAQKKSLQSLEKETEKSADNARKQATELTKIKKTVEGLNENKVKQEKPRLTGQTRLEDFKNVPPSLATRLSNAKITNVSELLAADSTSIAEKTGQSPETIAHLQAQAQLLMVPGINENHSELLVRFGVTSRRELANQDPVQLYRGLNGIAKTYVEQGKMSASKVPTIEDVSQWIKQAHL
- a CDS encoding undecaprenyl-diphosphate phosphatase; the protein is MATLLEIVLLAVIQGLTEWLPISSSGHLVIAQEYLGLRVPVFFDIVLHLGSLVVVLAVLWKDVLNILKAVARLDFKSEDGKLALYVILGSMATAVIGLTLRDLFESFFHNLLAVGVAFIITGSFYSIVYVSKRGKLPSGSLSPLRAVLVGIAQGVALIPGISRSGSTIATGLLLKVESKVAFRFSFLLFVPAIIGATVLTALDSENLSMAGIDYFGLFLGLVATVIVGFFSLKLLLKVVLKDKMHVFAYYCWALGLLLVLSQVVRI
- a CDS encoding winged helix-turn-helix domain-containing protein; translated protein: MSVGDNLHKRRDHMFIMAEILEVTIDGALKTQVMYRANLSFAQLNEYLKLMLDLKLLETVKNSERTFYKTTSKGVRYLQSYRELRDLLKKERSGNDSNNGNGNNGVYLVKRGSQVICNKGPFY
- a CDS encoding aminoglycoside 6-adenylyltransferase; translation: MNGVDVHGMYEQLVHRFVKWAKTRSDIRAAIILGSRARTEYPADEWADLDVIVVTSNPDRYVSSADWLLSIGKPLLTFIEPTSGGDEMERRVLFEGMLDVDFAIFPLAKAQALIQGGMASVQAANAFGRGFRVILDKDDIASKLQALVSSVKNATPTPPTHDEFLQVVNDFLYHAVFTAKHLRRGELWWSKMSSDCYMQHLLLRMVEWHSRARHGWSYDTWFRGRFLERWADPQVLKQMRHAFSHYNEADVKRGLLAAMTLFHTVAAEVAEKLKYKYPVDADKQVTEWIEARFSE
- a CDS encoding CDC48 family AAA ATPase, with protein sequence MSEVQLRVGDARQRDVGRGIARIDQKTMQKLGLSAGDVIEIVGKRTTAAIAWPAYSEDQDRGLIRIDGFTRKNAGAAMNEYVLIKPGKVKDAQNVVLAPVDMRLNVDEDFTNFVKNRLMERTFVEGDTTLVMMLGHAIPFTVTKTRPHGIVRITYETQLQVLNEPIPEAKVGMPRTTYEDIGGLQEEMQRIREMVELPLRHPEIFQRLGIEPPKGVLLHGPPGCGKTLLARAVANESEANFFSINGPEIMSKFYGESEARLREIFQQAQQNSPSIIFIDELDAIAPKREEVTGEVERRVVAQLLALMDGLSGRGNVIVIGATNRPGALDPALRRPGRFDREVEIGVPDKQGRHEILQIHTRGMPLAQDVDLKKLRDMAHGYTGADLASLARETAMKALRRYLPEINLEEERIPPAVLEKMEILMEDFVNAYKEITPTAMREVYIEIPTVHWTDIGGLDEVKQELQEAVEWPIKTPEMFKRMGIRPPKGIMLSGPPGCGKTLLARAVATESEANFITIKGPEVFSKWVGESEKAIREVFRKARMAAPAVIFFDEFDSLVPRRGMGYADSGVSERVISQLLTEMDGISTLEDVVIIAATNRPDIVDPAVLRPGRFDRLIYVPEPGEKARFDIFKLYTKDMPLAKDVDQQKLAADTKMYSGADIEALCREAAMNALRKDVQSKEVSVADFQKAMEKIGPTILPDMEAWYKGFMKQIRRVQKPTTPIT